DNA sequence from the Salifodinibacter halophilus genome:
AGCTGCCATCGAAGTACAAGCGGTCGAGGAAGTGTCATGAGCAACGAGAATCATCCCAACGGATACCTCGAGTATTCGCGGGCGTCGATCGGCTATCGCGATGCTGAGGAACGCGTTACGGACTATCACGAAATCTATAGTGAGCAGTGGGATGAGTCCGAACTGAAGGAGCAAGCCTCGCGGTGCATGGACTGTGGCGTTCCTACTTGTACATCCGGTTGCCCAATCGGCAACATCATCCCGGATTGGAACGACTTGGTCAGCAAGGGGCAGTGGCAAAATGCATTAGCTCGCCTGCATGCAACCAATAACTTCCCGGAATTTACCGGCTACGCTTGCCCCGCGCCTTGTGAAGACGCCTGCACGTTGAGTTTCAACCTCGAGCCGGTAACCATCAAGGATGCCGAACGTGCCATCGTTGACCGGGGCTGGGAAGCAGGTTGGATCGTGCCGCAGCCGCCACACGAACGAACGGGTTTCCATGTCGCCGTCGTGGGCAGTGGTCCTTCGGGTTTGGCATGCGCCCAGCAACTCAATCGCGCGGGTCATCATGTCACTGTCTACGAACGTGACGATGCACCAGGCGGTCTGGTGCGCTATGGCATCCCGGATTTCAAGTTCGAAAAGGATAAGCTGGAACGCCGTATCGCCCAATTAACGGCCGAAGGGATCGCCTTTCGTTGTAGTACGGGTTTGGGGGCGGACGTATCACTGGAACAGCTGCGCCATGACCATGATGCCGTTGGCCTGACCATCGGTGCGTTGCATCCGCGTGATGTTGAGGTGCCGGGCCGTGAGCTAGGTGGTGTTCATTTCGCGATGCGTTACCTGACCCGCGAAAACCGCCGGCAGGTGGGCCGCGACCACGAGGATGGCCCGGATGCACAGGGTCGGAACGTCATCGTGCTCGGCGGTGGCGATACAGGTGCTGATTGTGTTGCCACTGCGTTACGCCAGGGCGCGACGTCAGTTACCCAGGTTCAGATCAATGATAAGCCGCCGGCCACACGCCCGGCCGATAACCCCTGGCCATTGACCGCTCGGATTCACAAGACGAACTACGCCCAGAAAGAGGGGGCGATCGCCGAGTTCTCGCTTGATGCCATTGCATTCGAAGATACCGACGGCAACGGCCATGTCGACCATATGAAGGTTGAGCGCGTCGATTGGATACGCGATGACAATGGCCGCCGGATCGATAAACACGTCAAGGAATCCGATCTGGAATTGCCGGCGGAACTCGTGCTCATCGCGATCGGGTTTTCACGGCCGGAAACCGAGCCGTTGAACGCGTCCGGACTCGAGCTTGCCGATAACGGCACGTTCAAAACCGACGCTGATATGAGAACAAACCTACCGGATGTGTTTGCCGGTGGCGATTGCAACACGGGGCATTCGTTACTGGTCTGGGCGATTGGCGAAGGTCGTGACTTGGCGCGCATGATGGATATGCAATTGATGGGGCAATCCCGCCTGCCGCCAAGTCTCCGTACGCGCCATAAGCCTTTATCACTCGGTGGTTGGGAAAAGGCTGGCTAACAGCGCAAGGCACAGTATGAGTCTATGCAGCTTGTGCTGTGCGGTGTGTGCATTATCAGCATCAGGCGACGCATTTATTCAAAATGCTGCGTAAGGCCCAGCTTGTGCATTTTGCGTGTCAGCGTGTTGCGGCCCCAGCCCAGTATTCGGGCCGCTTCCTGCCGGTGTCCGTCGCTGTGTTTTAGGGCGGCGGTGATGACGGCGCGTTCCATATCTGGCGTCACCTCATCCAACAGACGATCCGCGCCCGACTCGAGGCGTTGCTCGACCCAACGTGTCAATTGCTCATCCCACCTGGTTGGAGCGGCGGGGGTAGAGGAGGCCGGCGTTTGTGTCGAGCTCGGCTCGGGTATCGGTTCGGGGGACGACGACGGGTTTTCGGCTCGAGCGTCGGGAGGCAGATCCTGTGGCAGGATTTCGTTGCCGGGGGTCATGATGGTCAGCCAGCGGCAGAGATTTTCCAGCTCACGTACGTTGCCGGCCCAATCGAGCTGATCGAGATATGCAATGCAGTCCGAGGTCAGT
Encoded proteins:
- a CDS encoding glutamate synthase subunit beta, with the translated sequence MSNENHPNGYLEYSRASIGYRDAEERVTDYHEIYSEQWDESELKEQASRCMDCGVPTCTSGCPIGNIIPDWNDLVSKGQWQNALARLHATNNFPEFTGYACPAPCEDACTLSFNLEPVTIKDAERAIVDRGWEAGWIVPQPPHERTGFHVAVVGSGPSGLACAQQLNRAGHHVTVYERDDAPGGLVRYGIPDFKFEKDKLERRIAQLTAEGIAFRCSTGLGADVSLEQLRHDHDAVGLTIGALHPRDVEVPGRELGGVHFAMRYLTRENRRQVGRDHEDGPDAQGRNVIVLGGGDTGADCVATALRQGATSVTQVQINDKPPATRPADNPWPLTARIHKTNYAQKEGAIAEFSLDAIAFEDTDGNGHVDHMKVERVDWIRDDNGRRIDKHVKESDLELPAELVLIAIGFSRPETEPLNASGLELADNGTFKTDADMRTNLPDVFAGGDCNTGHSLLVWAIGEGRDLARMMDMQLMGQSRLPPSLRTRHKPLSLGGWEKAG